The following DNA comes from Henckelia pumila isolate YLH828 unplaced genomic scaffold, ASM3356847v2 CTG_461:::fragment_3, whole genome shotgun sequence.
TTCTTGAATCCTTTTGCTTGTATCACGGAAGGTCCTGTCAATGATGCCCTGACACTATCATTGTTGTCTTGGCTCAATCTAGTCAAACGCATTTCCATGACCTTCTTGGTTAGATCACATACCGAATTATGCACCAGAGAAAAAGTTGATGGGTGGACGGATGCTTCGGTTGCCAATCTTATGAGCATCATACATAGTTTTCTATATCGTTCTGAACTTTGTCGTTTAGGATCTTCATCAACTTCATTCCCCATATAATCGTGTACCACTCCACTCCTAGATTTTCTCGTCCACCTGTTCAAGATATAATCCTCCGGAAGTTTTTTTACGTCCAATACATCATATACTTTCACAGCATGACAACACAATAATCCAGTCATCTCAAATTTTCGGCAAATACATGAAATCATCTTGGTGCTAGGATTAAATGTCACCCTCCATTCTCCTTCCTTATCGATTAAACcgacaacatattcaaataatGGTTGAGTTTCATTCTTAAATTTTATGTAAGCAGCtgcgaacaaaacaaactccaTTTGAAATAGATTAAATATAGTAGGTGTATAAATCTCAGAAAGTTGACGCAACATAGGAGAACTCTCTAGCTTTAATCTCGGTAATTTTTGGCGTGTCTCAAATTCACACCTTAACTCATTGTAACGCTTTTCATCCAAGAACTGTTCAAAGTGCTTAAAAAATTGCATTATATCTAAGTCGGGTTTTATCAGAATTGACGCTTTCACTGAGTTGTGTGCTCCTCATACCAAGAGTAAAAACCTTTTTCATGTAACAAGCTGCCCATTTCTCTTTTATATTGTAAGTGGATTGCAACCATGTGTTTTCATGAACATTATATTGTGCTAGTAAAATACTCCGTGCCTCCTCAAATTGAGTCTCATCATCAATGCCATACATGCACCTCTTAAAATCAGTCAAGAAATGAGAACGATCTTTCATCAAGTTTTCCAAGTGTTTGATGCCATTTTGCATTAAATGCCATGTACACAATCCATGGAATATCTCAGGCATCACCTCCTGTAAGGCCTTTTCCATAGCTTGATCTTGATCGGTGAAGATAGTGAGAGGTTTTTTTTGCTTGTGTGCCTCTAAAAAGGTTTTGAACAACCATTCAAAGGATGATGCTGTCTCATCATACAAAAGTGCTGCACCAAAAATCACCGATCCTCTATGATGATTGAAAGTTGAAACCTGAGAAGATAATTGTTGTTGAAAATACTCATAGTCGATTATCATTCTTGCATCGACCCAAAAAACATTAGTTATCTGTTCTTCCACATCCATCTGATTGGCATGATAAAATGATGGATTTTTAGATAATTGTTGTTGAAAATATCGCATCAGACAACCTACTTCACCATATACcatatttttttgtcttttgGAACGAATATAGTTTTTTGCATCCAACATGGTATAACCAAGACCATTTATTCCCCCTGCATGTCTACTCATCAACTGAAAACTCGATTTATGTTTAAGCCCAACCTCTTCTGCCAAATCAATCTCATATGATTGGACTTCTGTCACTTTACGTTGGGAAGCCAACATATGAACTGTTTCTTGAAGATGGAGCAGGTGATTGTGCTCTTCAATAAACTCATTAACTTTATATTTATTGTCCACAAATGTGACTCCCAATCTTACTTTACAATTCGTTCGAGTCTCAAGCCGAGGATTGCGTGTCGAAGAATCTCTTTTGTCTTCCTTACGAACACTCTCCTTACAAAAAACATATTTAGCCGAAGTTATAACACCAGTGTTCTTGTTCTTGTTAAAATAATGCTTCCTAACTCCAAATTCAATTTTTCCACCATATTCAATCCAAAACTTCCAAGCCTCATCTAGACTATTAAATATCATACCAATCTTAGGCTTGAATTCATTTGAAGTAGAATCCATCAAGAATCTCGGTTCTTGACGTATCAATTCTGTCTCTATTTCAAAGACATtgacaaaaaattcaataaatttattttatatatcaaaaacaacaaattaataaaaataatataactaATATCCAAAAACAATAAATCAAAGCTTAAAACGTCAAGTACATCAATTGCAACCAATGTCAATCAAAAGAGAGTGGCATATCACAAATGATAACCTTATTAgtgataaatataatatttgtaatgaaaaatttttaatcttAGAATTTTATACTACTAATtttgtttataatattttacaaatattatttgaaaaaaaaacatcacGGACAATTTTCTAAAATATGCAAAAATGAAAggcaaattcaaaattaaaaaaaccacTTACATTATTCATGATTTTATATAACTACTGATTATTGATTAATAAATTCACGATAAAAAATATAACAtactaattaatttaatatacaGAATCATATATTTTCTTTtaactaacttaaaaataattttaaaacaaaagtaCAAACAAAGAAGCGAAGAAAATTTTTTCATcactataaaaaattattaaatatcatAAGATAAAAACTAGTCCtgcatggatatatatatatatatatatatatatatatatatatatatatatatatatatatatatatataatacaataaaaagaacaaacaaataaaacaaaataaacaaaattcaGCAGcctaacaataaataaaaataaacatgtaAAAGATCAAGAAATCGAACCTTTATGTTGGAGTCTTTcctgtaaaaataaaaataaaaataaaaaattgaatgcAAGAAAACAGAAGAAAAATGATTAGTTGTCGGAAGAAGAAAACAAcgagaaagaaaaaaatttaaaactaaatatGTTTtaccaaattaaaaaaaaacccatattaataaagcccaaaaacatataaattaaaaatatatattgttttataataaatttaacaaaaaattaaCATATTGGATGGaggagaaaataaaaaaagaggaaaaacaaaagaaaaggaaacaattaatgtaaacttaaaactttttactaaattaaaaaaaaccataTTAATGAAACCCAAAAATTCCTTAATCCTTACGTATCAATATTGCATTTAAGATTTGCAATTGGTTTATGACTTACCATAATTAAGGGAACAGCATCCCCTGCTGTGGATCCGTTCCCGTTTGAAAGTGGGTGGTGGGTTTGGAAGGACCGTccacattttttaaaattatggtATTATGTTATTTCGATAGTATCATATGTATGTTGATGAGTTTTGAAAAGATTTACGaatgattaattattttctaataatttaaatcatttataatcaattattatatttgatgaaatatgaaAGATTTATATTATTTAGGGGAAATCGCAATTTTAGTCTGTAATTTTGCttatttgtgatttaatttggtcatttatttttcatattttaattttagtcatatatgttttgatttttgacaaATTTAATCTTTTTTCGTCGAAAGTGATGATGTGACAATACATAATTCAGTTTCAGATCGTCCTTGCATTGCTGCCACATCAGTGTCACGTCCGAAAAAAGGACTAAACTTAAGataaatgactaaaattttttaatcaGACAACATATAAGATCGAAATCTCATAAAGAAATAAGCATACATTACCAAACAATGTTTTATACTACCTctcaaaaaaaatgttttatactatttttgtgacgtgggaacccgcagccgctatcTTCGGTGCGCACTGGGTAAATtctcggactaacgcaatagtctGCCTATGTTaatcaggtaaaccacactaggcaagcCCTGTGTGACAGACTAGTCCAAAAAGGTGTTGGTAGGAGGAATCAAACTCCTGACCTTTGACCAAGAATTCACATACTCCATCAATTTGGACATCCCCTAGGGGCaatgttttatattatttattcatactTAAGGTGGACCCTTTATCGCACAAATATCACTCGTagtcactttttttttttgtttcgttTGATTAATTACATGATAATGAACGTCGAACGATACGGATCAGAGTATCAGACAACGAATGAGGAAAGGACGACTTCAAATAGCATGAAACGATGCTCACCTCATCAAATATATCGAGGTAGAAATGGCTGCGTACAGCTCAATAACCGAGGCTGACTTATTTTTAATCTAAACTCATAAAAAAACTAAGCTCCTGCACGTTTTCATTTACACTAATATTCCAGTGCACATGCTATATACGTTCTTGTATATTAATcccccccttttttttttaaaatgaaaacaacaaaaaaaataaaataaatgttactattaaattaaaaatgcaaaaaacgtaatttttttgtaaacaaATAATCATCAAATTAAGCGCAATAAATACATCAATTTTACAAATATAGATAGCATTTTCGTAAACAAAAAAACACCGAATGACATAAAGTAATTGTCATTTTGGTAAACAAGAGACAATATCAAAAGGTTATGTAAAAAACAAAGAGACCACATAAAATGACCATTTATTGccaaataaatttgattttattgggaATTGAGTTAGAATATAATCTTACATTCGTCTCAAACTTTACCAATTAACTAGAAAAAAAGGTTAATTTGAGGGCTACTTGGAATTTAGTCCCTAAGTTCAATAATAACTTAAGATTCAGTCCCTATGtcataaatttttgttttgactCCCTGGTGATCCCACATTTCTTTTCATATATAAAAATTGGTATAAAAAGTTAAATATacggtactaatatatgatgtttgagtaCTATCACTTTTAGATCTGGTACAAAAAttaagattttgagtataacattCGAACAAATTTTTTAACATCAAAAACATATTGTACATACATGTTTatgtacaaaatatttatattaaagtaCTTTTTCATTATTATTCAGTACATACATTAGTATTTCAAGAATCACGAAAATCAACAATTTTATGTGaactaatttaaaaaatatttgagtacaaacatatttaatttgagtatgGATCTATATATTTATGACATCAACTGTCTCAAATTGAGTATCAAATCATGATTTATATTTTCGATTTTAGAGAGATGAAACATAACACAAAAAACTTATACCAAGAACACTTATTTTTATATCAGATCTGAAATAGTTGGtacttaaattttatatatttatacctgatttttaaatttttatacctATTTTTTACTTCGAAAATGCTTTGTGGGCCCAGTGAGTTAAGACAAACTTTTTGCTAAATTAGGGagtgcagaaaaataaaatttctgaCAGGGACTGAATGGTAATGAAACATATGAAATAGGTACTGAATCCTAATTAACTCTTAATTtgaaattcttatttgtcaagtatatgtggatgacatcatctttggtgcttcttctcaaaagcatgttgatagttttgttgaatgcatgtcttctacttttgaaatgagcatggtaggagaattaactttctttcttggattgcaagttaagcaattgagtgatggtatttttctttgtcaaagtaagtatgcaaagaatttggtgaaaaagttttgcaaagagaatgttaagaacatgaaaacCCCAATGGGCTCGAGTGAAAAATTGAgaaaagacagtgttgcggctggtgttgacaacaccatgtatcgTAGCATGATAGGAAGTATTTTGTATTTGACTTCTAGtcgtcctgatatcatgttcagtgtgtgtttatgtagtgaccctgcatggaatcacctactaactggcaactaatagcatgcattaaacttaaatacagcaaaatacttaacagagtaaaaacgtgcggaaacgtaatccataatttacatatcagcttagtaatataatccaggcttaaatctgtagtgatacaaccatatcgaaattcttaaaagtaaacattatacagctagtaaatcgtgctgtataaaaactttcaaagctcctgctccctagtcctgccttgaactaccagctccgtccatcctgcgacctgccccatggaatagggtgtccaagataacaactaggacgtgagcgctacgcccagtacatagacatgagtaaacatatgtatataatgcatgcaacatgatgactggtacagggtcatctgaaaagtcatgctcagaaccggcgccacatgagtgctgccaccgcacggatcaacctctgggtgcaaccacactcgtctagtacaccagagtagacagacataaatgcccccgccgtcgcggtactctcagtgacagactatcgagtatagagctgagcggctctataatcaggtataacaaggtataggctcaacgtgtatatgcacatgacatatgagtatagaaaacggtaaatcatacatcatgccatataataatgccaaataaatgcaacatataaacatgtatactcgctggcaatctcagtcaatgtgtacgtacctctaggctagttcaagtataatagatcctaggttccaagcctatattcaaaagttcaccgtatcactacataaattctataagccttaactaagctaataagtactcccaaacttaaatagattcccggatcataccttcgtccgtagttagccctttggagtcgctagtcccggaagactataaccacaccttggttattccagaacctctattataaccgatagggccctcaagtgtataacgcacactatataactgaagaaggaaacgcgggaattcgtatttcaaaactgaagcaaatgagccctatttatagccaaaatctcggcaacgatcggaaccaccgatctcgggatcggagcttccgattccagctcattctgtgcatgtccgacacgtcgggatcggaaccaccgttccgggatcggaacttccgatcgaacccccgatcaacacttgtcaaaactcacggctgagtcatcgagcattgctggctggctgagatcggaacctccgttcctgatcggaacgtccgatcaccgtgcatccgatctgcttccgaagtggtcaggatcggagcttccgaactgggatcggagcttccgatctggcccaaagtcaaaagcccaaattcctcttccgaagtccaataacactccgaaatagatcaattaccaacccttaatcatgtttaacatattattatcttaaaatgggttccgggttactacagttTATGTGCTAGGTATCAATCTGATCCAAAAATAACTCATTTAAAAGCTGTTATgcgaattttgaaatatgtttcgggtacatTGGATTTGTGATTGTGGTATAGGAGGGAAACCAACATTAACTttgtaggttttagtgatgctgattgggctggtgatgtTAATGATAGAAAGAGCGCTATGAGTGGGTGTTTTTATCTTGAcaataatttggtttcatggtatagtcgtaagcaaaattgtgtgtcactttcgactGATGAATAtgaatatgtggcagccggaagttgttgttcacaacttctttggatgaaccaaatgattgaaaattatggttttaagagtgaaccccccattgtttattgtgataattcgagtgcttttgatatatcaaagaatccAGTCCATCACTctcgcacaaaacacattgacattcgtcaccactttattcgagatttgataGAAAAATGTATGATtcgaatggagtttgttggatCCAATAACCAATTGGAATATATttttactaaagcattagatcACGAGAGATTCTCAACCCTTCGGAGGTCTCTtagcatgtgtgcattataattcTTTGACTGTGTTGTCctcggtgttacaacaccatagacaacactgttgtttttattttcatgcatatttaggattttaggcattctgCATTAACTTTGTGTTGTGTAGTGTTAAATCTTTGTTACAGTGATTCGAGTAAAGCCAAGTTTTTcagcaaaatttttttttgtacatgCTGGCCCTTGAAATTcgaactctgactaaaccaccaagtagttgagggatgtacgtgtatttcatgttattttcccatgtgaaaggtggtttcgcaaattcagtgttcaGATTTTTATCAAGTTTGTTGACCAATGTCATAAATACAAACTTTATCAAAGatcggaagaaaatggaaaaaaactacctaattgagtccaatgaagactgttcttttagtgtgcaggctaccaatTCTGGAATTTTTCTGAAAGACAAGGGTAATCAAGTGAGCAAGTTTCAAATACTTTTGAAAACCTTTGGTGTTTTtgatgatgttgtcaacacgagAAGCAACACTATACATGTGAACATATCATTTGCTTgtaattgcattttattttatgttacactctgtttaggcataaaataggccatgcatatgcattttttGCTAATAGggttttgattttgggtaaGGTTCCAAAATAGACAAATTTTGATGAATTACCTTATTTACTaaatattgaatttttgtgaatgatttttgtttcagtggatTTAAGCCGATGAGGAGTTAATTCTGGATGATTTGGACTGAAATATTTACCTCGGATTATTgccttatttatgggattttatctcTTAATCTCGGTTTTTAAATTTTGGCCGTTAGGAAAGTTACCGTTAGTAACTTGGAGAGATAAGGATTTAGGGTAATTATGAGTTTGTTAGAGGGAAAATATTATCGTTTGTGATAAGGATTATATATATGAGGTTTCGTATTTATAAGTCATTATCATCTTCTTGAATTGTCAATTAACCCGATTGTTTCTCTGCAAACCCTACCCCTCTCTCACTttcaaatttgattttcaatggcAGGCTTTGATCCTCAAGATATTAGAAGCGAGATGGGGCATTTGGATTCTGATGTTGCCgttggtgttgtaacaccgaaAGCTCCTCCATCATCATCTTCTCTGTCGATTGTTCCAGTTCCCAT
Coding sequences within:
- the LOC140871931 gene encoding protein FAR1-RELATED SEQUENCE 5-like, coding for MDSTSNEFKPKIGMIFNSLDEAWKFWIEYGGKIEFGVRKHYFNKNKNTGVITSAKYVFCKESVRKEDKRDSSTRNPRLETRTNCKVRLGVTFVDNKYKVNEFIEEHNHLLHLQETVHMLASQRKVTEVQSYEIDLAEEVGLKHKSSFQLMSRHAGGINGLGYTMLDAKNYIRSKRQKNMVYGEVGCLMRYFQQQLSKNPSFYHANQMDVEEQITNVFWVDARMIIDYEYFQQQLSSQVSTFNHHRGSVIFGAALLYDETASSFEWLFKTFLEAHKQKKPLTIFTDQDQAMEKALQEVMPEIFHGLCTWHLMQNGIKHLENLMKDRSHFLTDFKRCMYGIDDETQFEEARSILLAQYNVHENTWLQSTYNIKEKWAACYMKKFLDEKRYNELRCEFETRQKLPRLKLESSPMLRQLSEIYTPTIFNLFQMEFVLFAAAYIKFKNETQPLFEYVVGLIDKEGEWRVTFNPSTKMISCICRKFEMTGLLCCHAVKVYDVLDVKKLPEDYILNRWTRKSRSGVVHDYMGNEVDEDPKRQSSERYRKLCMMLIRLATEASVHPSTFSLVHNSVCDLTKKVMEMRLTRLSQDNNDSVRASLTGPSVIQAKGFKKRIGVKTSRRLKSWVELQAKRRKISSRVKDVGTHDELYVPCSAPSVPQACLQTTGSQFNFTKLLMAQLDHPQNSLEPMDFNGDISNTCP